From the Lolium rigidum isolate FL_2022 chromosome 2, APGP_CSIRO_Lrig_0.1, whole genome shotgun sequence genome, one window contains:
- the LOC124690964 gene encoding subtilisin-like protease 4, whose product MALLANLFLSLLLLATFSPTTILCFVNPAPPRVDEGAAINSAYRTYIVLVKPPPSNVGKDGYRRWYESFLPGSHLGDSGEPRLIHSYTEVLSGFAARLADGELDVVAKKPGFIRAFPDRKLQLMTTHTPEFLGLRNGTGFWQDVGYGKGVIVGLLDTGIHAPHPSFDDHGIPPPPSKWKGSCKAARCNNKLIGAKSLVGDDESGDDDGHGTHTSSTAAGNFVTGASYHGLGAGIAAGIAAGAHIAMYKVCTSSGCTESAILAGLDAAIKDGVDVLSISLGARMPVSFDRDPIAIGTFHAVSKGIIVVCAGGNDGPDQGSVTNDAPWLLTVAAGSVDRSFRASVHLGNGKLIDGEALTQVPEPSSNLHPLHYEVERQACDYYYDDNSHVSGKIVVCRKMDPKFQVQSIHHTMDAGAVGVVLFDDESLGYTTTLDDYNSSVVQVTAADSKVLKTWASTSTGAKFTYNNTLLGVHPAPVVAWFSSRGNSPNTAGVLKPDILAPGLNILAAWPPKTNYAHGPFNILSGTSMATPHVSGVVALVKSLHPDWSPAAIRSAILTTANAVNSTGGSILNEMHEKASFFDMGSGHVNPAKAADPGLVYDLDFNDYTSYICSILGDYGLLIIVHNSSLTCEKLPKVKGIQLNYPTIMVPLTQTPTSSMVHRTVTNVGPAKSTYMAKVEAPKSLNVKVTPDKLVFSKAGEKKTFSVSVSGRLDKGEHLEGSLSWVSGKHVVRSPIVASTHLKH is encoded by the coding sequence ATGGCATTGTTAGCTAATCTCTTCCTATCACTTCTCTTGCTCGCCACCTTCTCTCCCACAACGATACTCTGCTTTGTGAATCCAGCTCCTCCAAGGGTAGATGAGGGTGCTGCGATAAACTCTGCTTATCGTACTTATATTGTGCTCGTGAAGCCACCGCCCTCTAATGTCGGCAAAGATGGGTACCGCCGATGGTACGAGTCTTTCTTGCCGGGCTCGCATCTTGGCGACTCGGGTGAGCCACGTCTTATCCACTCCTACACCGAGGTGCTCAGCGGCTTCGCCGCGAGGCTtgctgatggagagcttgatgttgTTGCCAAGAAGCCAGGATTCATCCGCGCATTTCCGGACCGGAAGCTACAACTTATGACCACACACACACCAGAGTTTCTCGGTCTTCGGAATGGCACCGGTTTTTGGCAGGATGTTGGCTACGGGAAGGGAGTCATTGTGGGGTTGCTTGACACcggcatccatgcaccacacccttCCTTCGACGATCACGGCATCCCACCGCCGCCATCGAAGTGGAAGGGCTCGTGCAAGGCGGCACGATGCAACAACAAGCTCATCGGTGCCAAGTCGCTAGTTGGAGACGACGAATCGGGTGATGACGACGGCCACGGGACGCACACCTCATCCACAGCAGCCGGGAATTTCGTCACTGGTGCATCGTACCACGGCTTGGGAGCAGGCATCGCGGCTGGAATTGCTGCGGGCGCCCATATCGCCATGTACAAGGTGTGCACTTCTAGTGGTTGTACCGAGTCCGCTATACTGGCCGGGCTCGATGCGGCCATCAAGGATGGGGTGGATGTGCTCTCAATCTCACTCGGCGCACGCATGCCAGTAAGCTTTGATAGGGACCCCATCGCCATCGGCACATTCCATGCAGTATCCAAAGGCATCATCGTGGTCTGCGCGGGGGGCAACGATGGCCCCGATCAGGGTTCGGTAACCAATGACGCGCCATGGTTGCTCACAGTGGCTGCCGGATCGGTGGACCGAAGCTTCCGCGCTAGCGTTCATCTCGGCAATGGCAAGCTGATCGATGGAGAAGCGCTTACACAAGTGCCAGAGCCGAGCTCAAATCTCCACCCTCTCCACTATGAAGTCGAACGGCAAGCCTGCGACTATTACTATGATGATAACAGCCACGTCTCCGGGAAGATCGTGGTCTGTAGAAAAATGGACCCGAAATTTCAGGTGCAAAGTATCCATCATACAATGGACGCTGGAGCAGTCGGCGTAGTGCTCTTTGACGATGAAAGTTTGGGCTACACCACTACTCTTGACGATTACAACTCTAGCGTCGTGCAAGTGACCGCGGCTGACAGCAAAGTTCTCAAGACATGGGCAAGCACCTCCACGGGAGCCAAATTCACATACAACAATACATTGCTTGGTGTCCATCCGGCCCCTGTAGTGGCATGGTTTTCTTCCCGAGGTAATAGCCCTAACACCGCTGGGGTGCTCAAGCCGGACATACTGGCACCTGGGCTCAACATCCTGGCTGCGTGGCCACCAAAAACAAACTATGCACATGGGCCTTTCAACATCCTATCTGGCACATCCATGGCCACACCACATGTTAGTGGCGTCGTAGCGCTTGTGAAGAGCTTGCATCCAGACTGGTCGCCAGCCGCCATCAGGTCAGCCATCCTGACGACAGCAAATGCGGTGAATAGTACCGGTGGCTCTATCCTCAATGAGATGCATGAGAAAGCAAGCTTCTTTGACATGGGCTCCGGGCATGTCAACCCCGCGAAAGCCGCTGACCCTGGCCTTGTGTATGACCTCGACTTCAACGACTACACCAGCTACATATGTTCGATACTCGGCGACTATGGCTTGCTAATCATTGTGCATAACTCGAGCCTAACATGTGAAAAGCTGCCCAAGGTCAAGGGCATCCAACTCAATTACCCGACAATAATGGTGCCACTGACACAAACACCGACATCGAGCATGGTGCACCGAACGGTGACGAACGTTGGCCCAGCAAAATCAACGTACATGGCGAAGGTGGAAGCACCCAAGTCACTGAATGTAAAGGTCACCCCGGACAAGCTAGTGTTCTCCAAGGCTGGAGAGAAGAAGACGTTCAGTGTATCGGTGAGCGGAAGACTTGATAAAGGAGAGCACCTGGAGGGAAGCTTGAGCTGGGTGTCAGGGAAGCATGTTGTGCGGAGTCCCATCGTCGCTTCGACACATCTAAAACATTAA